ACCATCTCTTGCATGCAACAAACGGCCTTCTACTTCGAAAGCACCTTCCAGTACAAACACAAACACATTTGCAGAGGAATGTTCGGTTTGATAAACCGTTTCTGCTCTTCCTGAAAATTTTCCAACAAAAAGTATTGCAGGTAATTCATACCTTTTACTTACAGCCTGAACAAGATCATCAGGCTTCTCATTTACATCATAACTATAAATAAAGCCGGAAGGCAATTGATCATCGTCTGTTTTAAATGCAAGCACTAATACATTTACCAATTCTTCTTCAAACACGTTGGTCAATTCAATCCCTTCCCCTGCTTTTTTCAGCAACATCATCGACTGCCCCGCAATAACAAGTTGTTCTTTTTGTTTCCCATTTCGATATTGTACTGCTCCCACAACCGGCAGCAACAGCACAAAGGAATCTTCTGAAAAATTTACTTGCACACTAGCTCCACCATCCAATGTATAATCATTCAACAGATAGAAACGTTCAAACGATTCACGGTGTTCGTTGTATTGATTGCCGTAATTAAACAAAGTTCTGTTCCGGAAGCTGGTTGTTTCAACAAGCCCATGTTCATCAGCAAGAAATATTTTTGCCTGTAATTGTACGATCATACCATTTCTTCTTTTAATGAATAAATATCAAGATAGGGTTGCATAGGCAGCATGTGTGTGAATATTCCGTCTTTTGTTTGCTCGGCTGTAACTGCAGATAGCAACATATAATCAGCAACAGTTTCGTGCCATACGAATG
The DNA window shown above is from Lacibacter sp. H375 and carries:
- a CDS encoding pirin family protein encodes the protein MIVQLQAKIFLADEHGLVETTSFRNRTLFNYGNQYNEHRESFERFYLLNDYTLDGGASVQVNFSEDSFVLLLPVVGAVQYRNGKQKEQLVIAGQSMMLLKKAGEGIELTNVFEEELVNVLVLAFKTDDDQLPSGFIYSYDVNEKPDDLVQAVSKRYELPAILFVGKFSGRAETVYQTEHSSANVFVFVLEGAFEVEGRLLHARDGLAIWQTTSVEMEALSNDALIMILEL